A single genomic interval of Desulfovibrio sp. UCD-KL4C harbors:
- a CDS encoding ABC transporter permease, whose protein sequence is MISLLFRLIGRGISDLRLHPWANIFTLIAVTMVSMLAGIFMFTLHNVNKELLKTRGQVQIQIFWQADTAPEEYSRQWENISKISGLKEIRTFTPDDALKQLSAALGGSDDFSWLTEGNNPLQPAALLSFSVEPGIKDKMWATDLLKQLKALPFVDKVHYNPLQIDLARGWISLTQSIIWPIIGFLGLVVALVVGNTIRLSLMTRKDEIEILYLVGAKQWFIRLPLLTGGALLGLLGSSIALGTLYGAQRFFENVLNFPPLFMKLTFLPFDQCVALVGTVTLIGMLSSFVAVRG, encoded by the coding sequence ATGATTTCTCTTCTTTTCAGACTGATAGGGCGGGGAATTAGTGACTTAAGGCTGCATCCATGGGCGAACATATTTACCCTCATCGCGGTTACAATGGTTTCCATGCTTGCCGGAATTTTTATGTTCACCCTGCATAATGTTAACAAAGAGTTGCTCAAAACCAGAGGCCAAGTCCAGATTCAGATTTTCTGGCAGGCAGACACAGCTCCTGAAGAGTACAGCAGACAATGGGAAAATATTTCTAAAATATCAGGTTTGAAAGAAATACGGACATTTACTCCGGACGATGCATTAAAACAGCTTTCCGCAGCACTAGGTGGATCTGATGATTTTTCATGGCTTACAGAAGGCAACAATCCACTTCAACCCGCAGCATTACTATCATTTTCAGTTGAACCGGGGATCAAAGATAAAATGTGGGCAACTGACCTTTTGAAGCAGTTAAAAGCTCTTCCTTTTGTTGATAAGGTTCATTACAATCCATTACAGATTGATTTAGCAAGAGGTTGGATAAGCCTTACACAATCCATAATATGGCCCATAATAGGATTTTTGGGACTTGTCGTTGCGTTGGTAGTCGGTAACACCATCCGCCTTTCCCTCATGACCCGTAAAGATGAAATAGAAATTCTTTATTTAGTCGGAGCAAAACAATGGTTCATCCGTCTGCCCCTTCTTACCGGAGGAGCATTACTCGGATTACTAGGCAGCTCCATTGCACTCGGAACACTCTATGGTGCACAAAGATTTTTTGAAAATGTCTTAAACTTTCCACCGCTGTTTATGAAACTGACATTCCTGCCTTTTGACCAATGCGTAGCTCTTGTAGGGACTGTTACGTTAATCGGAATGCTTAGCAGCTTTGTCGCTGTACGCGGCTAA